The Sorangiineae bacterium MSr11367 genome window below encodes:
- a CDS encoding TetR/AcrR family transcriptional regulator, with protein MSNDPSPRRRAKARPYASATRTLAKEETRDALIAAALALFAEKGLDAPTIDEICSRAGFSRGAFYDHFGTRDALMVEAMKSRRRATFDGILEALGDSLSVPGLLELLGKLVAAGSFPPKAGVRSPEFLQACRRSQELRTAQFDLLDETRTQLAGVVRRDQQSGGVRPDVDPEALGALLILLEAGVELMADLGWRYDVRNVSNLVAQLVAAERKPIPPSAPLRKRPRRGGS; from the coding sequence ATGTCAAATGATCCTTCACCGCGCCGGCGTGCCAAGGCGCGTCCTTACGCCAGCGCCACACGAACCCTCGCGAAGGAAGAAACCCGGGACGCCCTGATCGCGGCCGCGCTGGCGCTTTTCGCGGAAAAGGGGCTCGACGCGCCAACCATCGACGAGATCTGCTCGCGGGCGGGGTTCTCTCGGGGGGCCTTCTACGACCATTTCGGCACCCGCGACGCGCTCATGGTGGAGGCGATGAAGTCGCGACGGCGCGCCACGTTCGACGGCATTCTGGAGGCGCTCGGCGACTCGTTGAGCGTGCCGGGCCTGCTCGAGCTCCTGGGAAAGCTGGTCGCCGCCGGTTCATTTCCCCCGAAGGCTGGCGTGCGAAGCCCCGAGTTCTTGCAGGCATGTCGGCGCTCGCAGGAACTTCGAACTGCGCAGTTCGACCTTCTCGACGAAACGCGGACGCAGCTCGCGGGCGTCGTCCGTCGCGATCAACAATCCGGCGGCGTTCGGCCGGACGTGGATCCCGAGGCGCTGGGAGCACTGCTGATCCTTCTCGAAGCGGGCGTCGAGCTGATGGCCGATCTCGGCTGGCGTTACGATGTTCGCAACGTCTCGAATCTGGTGGCGCAGCTCGTCGCCGCCGAACGAAAGCCTATCCCCCCGAGTGCACCTCTTCGAAAACGTCCTCGTCGCGGAGGGTCATGA
- a CDS encoding molybdopterin-dependent oxidoreductase: MAATTDWKPTACILCECNCGLEVELGGEDGRHLVRLRGDKRHPVSQGYACEKAHRLDHYQHGPDRLTTPLRRRPDGTFEPIDWDTAIREVAARLTAVRDTYGGDTIFYYGGGGQGNHLPGAYSPTVRRALGSRWRSSALAQEKTGEFWVSDRMLGTYTRADFEHCDVALFLGKNPWHSHSIPRARVTLKEISKDPARTLIVIDPRRTETAELADIHLQVRPGRDAWLLAAMLHVIVAEDLVNHAFLDAHAVEVDAAVEALRTIPFDECCKHAGLEEGLVRRAARIIGRARAFASFEDLGVQMNRQSTLVSYLHRLLVVLTGSMGRPGTHYVPTTLVQFTGGAASRRSPVVGAPIIAGLVPCNVIAEEILADHPKRYRAMIVETANPAHSLADSKRFREALAALDTVVVIDVAMTETAKHAHYVLPAATQFEKAEATFFNFDFPSNAFHLRPRLFERPPGVLPEAEIHARLAEALGVVTEDMLAPLREAAARGLVPYAEALAARLFSDPAYQWLAPAILYRTLDLPEDVREGAVLLALALKKAFENPAQLARAGFGGTPIEAGVALFQAMMTSPSGVVFAVDEWSEVLGRIGTKDGKIHVSLPDLLEELEKCTRSGPNDYDERFPFVLSAGERRSFTANTIIRDPSWRKKDASGALRMNPEDAAALGITDGGVVRLTTKRGSVIVATEISDAMQRGHVSLPNGMGSGRHGDGLVGGVAPNELTALDERDPFAGTPWHKHVPARIERAE, translated from the coding sequence ATGGCCGCGACGACGGACTGGAAACCGACAGCGTGCATCTTGTGCGAGTGCAACTGCGGGCTCGAAGTCGAGCTGGGCGGTGAGGACGGGCGGCATCTCGTCCGTCTTCGCGGGGACAAACGGCACCCGGTCTCGCAAGGGTATGCTTGCGAGAAGGCACACCGGCTCGACCATTATCAGCATGGTCCCGATCGGCTCACCACGCCGCTGCGGCGCCGGCCAGATGGCACCTTCGAACCCATCGATTGGGATACCGCCATTCGAGAGGTGGCCGCGCGCCTGACCGCCGTGCGCGACACCTACGGCGGCGACACCATTTTTTATTACGGCGGCGGCGGCCAGGGAAATCACTTGCCGGGTGCCTATTCGCCCACCGTCCGCCGCGCGCTCGGCTCGCGCTGGCGCTCGAGCGCGCTCGCGCAAGAGAAGACCGGTGAGTTTTGGGTGAGCGATCGCATGCTCGGCACGTACACCCGTGCCGATTTCGAACATTGCGATGTCGCGCTTTTCCTGGGAAAAAACCCGTGGCACTCGCATTCGATCCCGCGTGCCCGCGTCACGCTGAAAGAGATATCGAAGGATCCCGCGCGTACACTCATCGTCATCGACCCACGACGCACGGAAACCGCGGAGCTGGCGGATATCCATTTGCAAGTTCGTCCGGGGCGCGACGCCTGGCTGCTGGCCGCCATGTTGCACGTCATCGTGGCGGAAGATCTGGTGAACCACGCGTTCCTCGATGCGCATGCGGTGGAGGTCGATGCCGCGGTGGAGGCGTTGCGCACGATTCCATTCGACGAATGCTGCAAGCACGCCGGCCTCGAGGAGGGACTCGTCCGCCGTGCCGCACGGATCATCGGCAGGGCGCGCGCGTTCGCCAGCTTCGAAGATCTCGGCGTGCAGATGAATCGGCAATCGACGTTGGTGAGCTACCTTCACCGGCTCTTGGTCGTCCTCACCGGCAGCATGGGCAGGCCAGGCACGCACTACGTGCCGACGACGCTCGTCCAATTCACGGGTGGCGCGGCCTCGCGTCGTTCGCCCGTCGTCGGAGCGCCCATCATCGCGGGTCTCGTACCGTGCAACGTGATCGCCGAGGAGATCCTCGCCGATCACCCCAAGCGCTACCGCGCCATGATCGTCGAAACCGCGAATCCCGCGCATTCCCTGGCGGACTCGAAGCGGTTTCGCGAAGCGCTGGCCGCGCTCGATACGGTGGTGGTCATCGACGTGGCGATGACCGAAACGGCCAAACACGCACACTACGTACTACCGGCCGCCACACAATTCGAAAAAGCCGAGGCGACGTTCTTCAATTTCGATTTCCCATCGAATGCGTTCCATTTGAGGCCGCGCCTGTTCGAGCGGCCGCCGGGGGTCCTGCCGGAGGCGGAAATCCACGCGCGCTTGGCGGAGGCTCTCGGGGTGGTGACCGAGGACATGCTCGCCCCGTTGCGCGAAGCGGCCGCACGCGGGCTCGTTCCTTATGCGGAAGCCCTGGCCGCGCGATTGTTCAGCGACCCCGCGTATCAATGGCTGGCGCCCGCGATCCTGTATCGGACGCTCGATTTGCCCGAAGACGTTCGCGAGGGCGCCGTTCTGTTGGCGCTCGCGCTCAAGAAGGCGTTCGAGAATCCCGCGCAGCTTGCGCGCGCGGGATTCGGCGGCACACCGATCGAAGCCGGCGTGGCGCTCTTTCAGGCGATGATGACGTCGCCGTCGGGCGTGGTCTTTGCCGTCGACGAATGGAGCGAGGTGCTCGGGCGCATCGGGACCAAAGACGGCAAGATCCACGTTTCCCTGCCGGATTTGCTCGAGGAGCTCGAGAAGTGCACCCGTTCCGGCCCGAACGATTACGACGAGCGCTTTCCCTTCGTGCTCTCGGCGGGCGAGCGGCGCTCGTTCACGGCGAACACGATCATCCGCGATCCGTCGTGGCGCAAGAAGGACGCGAGCGGTGCGCTCCGCATGAACCCGGAGGATGCGGCGGCCCTCGGCATCACGGACGGCGGCGTGGTGCGCCTGACCACGAAGCGCGGCAGCGTCATCGTCGCCACGGAGATTTCCGACGCGATGCAACGCGGTCACGTCTCACTGCCCAACGGGATGGGCTCGGGTCGCCACGGCGATGGACTCGTCGGCGGCGTAGCCCCCAACGAGCTCACGGCACTCGACGAGCGCGATCCATTCGCGGGAACGCCATGGCACAAACACGTGCCCGCGCGCATCGAACGGGCCGAATAG
- a CDS encoding sigma-54 dependent transcriptional regulator codes for MSGATLFRMPRTKRQPDAAIQPILRSRSMRELDRVVRKIADKEVMVTFIGESGTGKEVLARRIHELSKRRSGPFVPINCAAIPEALFESELFGHEKGAFTGATERARGKVEAAAGGTLFLDEIGEMPIAVQAKLLRFLENRKFMRVGGTTKIAVDVRLVTATLRPLDEEVKSGRFRADLFYRIQGISLDVPPLRVRQPDLPVLVRQFVSTISAAHGMKPPRFGRSAMAALRHYPWPGNVRELRNVVELVCLLRDGRQVRVRDLPAPLRDVVPVAPKPSADGACGADVVEVRLDQSLEESVDCILGAALDLEGGNRSRAARRLGISIRTMQRYASRAGHPRFVSH; via the coding sequence ATGTCCGGAGCGACACTCTTTCGCATGCCAAGGACGAAGCGCCAGCCCGATGCCGCCATTCAGCCGATCCTGCGCTCTCGGTCCATGCGCGAGCTCGACCGCGTGGTGCGCAAGATCGCGGACAAAGAGGTGATGGTCACGTTCATCGGCGAGAGCGGAACGGGCAAGGAGGTGCTCGCCCGGCGCATTCACGAGCTCTCCAAACGACGTTCGGGGCCCTTCGTTCCTATCAATTGCGCCGCGATCCCCGAAGCATTGTTCGAGAGTGAGCTCTTCGGGCACGAGAAAGGCGCCTTCACCGGCGCGACGGAGCGCGCGCGGGGCAAGGTGGAGGCGGCAGCCGGAGGAACACTCTTTCTGGACGAGATTGGCGAGATGCCCATCGCCGTTCAAGCGAAGCTGTTGCGGTTCTTGGAGAATCGCAAATTCATGCGCGTCGGCGGAACGACGAAGATCGCCGTCGACGTGCGCCTGGTCACGGCCACGCTTCGCCCGTTGGACGAGGAGGTGAAGTCTGGGCGCTTTCGCGCCGATCTCTTCTATCGCATTCAGGGCATCAGCCTCGACGTTCCACCGCTGCGGGTCCGGCAGCCGGATCTCCCCGTCCTCGTCCGCCAATTCGTGTCGACGATTTCGGCGGCGCACGGCATGAAGCCGCCGCGCTTCGGACGGAGCGCCATGGCCGCACTCCGCCATTACCCGTGGCCGGGCAATGTGAGGGAGCTTCGAAACGTCGTGGAGCTCGTCTGCCTGCTTCGTGATGGACGGCAGGTTCGGGTGCGCGATCTGCCGGCGCCCCTGCGCGATGTCGTTCCCGTCGCACCGAAGCCGTCCGCGGATGGCGCATGCGGTGCGGACGTCGTCGAAGTGCGGCTCGATCAGTCGCTCGAGGAGAGCGTCGATTGCATTTTGGGCGCCGCGCTCGACCTCGAAGGAGGAAATCGTTCGCGGGCGGCGCGCCGGCTTGGTATCAGCATTCGGACGATGCAGCGTTACGCCTCGCGTGCCGGGCACCCCCGATTCGTATCGCACTGA
- a CDS encoding formylmethanofuran dehydrogenase subunit E family protein: MTRSHVLSMALLALVACSSSTPPSHPPIAPAGDGAIERVATIHGGAGPWVVAGYRMGEYARTKLGLERGSFDVEVVHFTPHEVQYSCIADGAAAATGASLGKLNLTLSDAPAPETRTTYRRKSTGQAITLRVTKGFASRYSNVPREKLREAGREVMTLRDEDVFEEVHSGG, encoded by the coding sequence ATGACCCGCTCCCACGTTCTTTCGATGGCACTCCTGGCCCTCGTGGCCTGCAGCTCCTCCACGCCCCCCAGCCATCCCCCGATTGCGCCCGCGGGCGACGGTGCCATCGAACGGGTGGCGACCATTCATGGTGGCGCAGGTCCCTGGGTGGTCGCCGGATACCGCATGGGGGAATACGCACGCACGAAGCTCGGCCTCGAGCGAGGCAGCTTCGATGTGGAGGTCGTGCACTTCACGCCCCACGAGGTGCAGTATTCGTGCATCGCCGACGGCGCCGCCGCGGCCACTGGCGCAAGCCTTGGCAAATTGAATCTCACGCTTTCGGACGCACCCGCGCCCGAGACGCGAACGACCTACCGGCGCAAGTCGACGGGGCAGGCGATCACGCTGCGGGTCACCAAAGGGTTTGCGTCGCGCTATTCGAATGTTCCGCGCGAGAAGCTTCGCGAGGCGGGGCGGGAAGTCATGACCCTCCGCGACGAGGACGTTTTCGAAGAGGTGCACTCGGGGGGATAG
- a CDS encoding RNA polymerase sigma factor encodes MPDSPTSFPMAYVRFLPPVRAKCRRLLGSSAEAEEVAQDAFLRLWQSGFAGIELPPDADARPIMGWLYRTCTRLAIDALRKRRRTVANHDGEDASERVPCGVGVERAIAAKKIMTALHARVPGEELEAAILCRVDGLSHAETAEVLEVSERTVRRLLEAFDVHAESWRKEFAS; translated from the coding sequence GTGCCCGATTCGCCCACGTCTTTTCCCATGGCCTATGTTCGCTTTCTACCCCCGGTGCGGGCAAAATGCCGACGGCTTCTCGGTTCGTCGGCCGAGGCCGAGGAAGTCGCTCAGGACGCTTTTCTTCGCCTTTGGCAATCCGGTTTTGCCGGAATCGAACTTCCGCCTGACGCCGACGCGCGACCCATCATGGGGTGGCTTTATCGAACCTGCACACGCCTGGCCATCGATGCCTTACGCAAACGCCGGCGCACGGTCGCCAACCATGACGGCGAAGACGCTTCCGAGCGGGTTCCATGCGGGGTCGGCGTGGAACGGGCCATCGCGGCCAAAAAGATCATGACGGCTCTCCACGCGCGGGTACCGGGGGAGGAGCTCGAAGCCGCCATTCTCTGTCGGGTCGACGGTCTCTCCCATGCCGAGACCGCTGAAGTCCTCGAGGTCTCGGAGCGCACCGTCCGGCGTCTGCTGGAGGCATTCGACGTCCACGCCGAGTCGTGGAGAAAGGAGTTTGCATCATGA
- the dauA gene encoding C4-dicarboxylic acid transporter DauA, producing the protein MTLPDSPESPLPIGAAVRRVFSKGYRLADLRADILAGTVVGIVAVPLSMALAIAVGVPPQHGLFTAIVAGAVVALLGGCKFQVTGPTAAFVVILTPIVSKHGLAGLLSAGLMAGLILIAMGVARLGSLIRYIPHPVTTGFTTGIAMVIATLQLKDVFGLRVGPMPDHYLGKIAVLWSARSTANARELGVAAITLALLLLVPRVVKKIPAPLIAMGAVSLGVAFLHRVHPDFAVATIGSRFHSIVDGVEIAGIPSTLPSPSWPWGAQGVSFALVQDLFPAAFAIAMLGAIESLLSAVVADGMTHTKHDPNSELVAVGIGNVLAPLFGGIAATGALARTATNIRTGARSPFAAVTHAAVVLLAMRVLAPFVAYVPMASLAGLLLLVAWNMSEIHGFLGVVKIAPKSDVFVLVTCFGLTVFFDMVVAVSVGFVLAAILFMRRMSELTESRFELDASRDGDGSAPLPDGLMVYEINGPLFFGAAQKALATLRTTPGEVFRVLVIRLERVPVIDATGLVALENAISTMLRAKKKVVLAGPLPKPHRIFDKAQLEAKHSGGLFIRANARAAMDLAVSLADAPPSSSRKSTH; encoded by the coding sequence ATGACCCTACCCGATTCGCCAGAGAGCCCGTTGCCCATCGGGGCCGCGGTTCGACGCGTGTTCTCCAAAGGATATCGACTCGCCGATCTCCGCGCGGACATCCTCGCCGGAACCGTCGTGGGCATCGTCGCGGTGCCGCTGTCGATGGCATTGGCCATCGCCGTCGGCGTTCCGCCCCAGCATGGTCTTTTCACGGCCATCGTGGCCGGCGCGGTCGTGGCCCTGCTCGGCGGGTGCAAATTCCAAGTCACGGGTCCCACCGCGGCGTTCGTCGTGATTCTGACGCCCATCGTGAGCAAACATGGACTCGCGGGTCTGCTCAGCGCCGGGCTCATGGCCGGGCTGATCCTCATCGCCATGGGCGTTGCGCGCTTGGGAAGTCTGATTCGATACATCCCACATCCGGTTACGACGGGATTCACGACCGGCATCGCGATGGTCATCGCCACCTTGCAACTCAAGGACGTCTTCGGCCTTCGCGTGGGGCCGATGCCCGATCACTACCTTGGAAAGATTGCGGTCCTCTGGAGTGCGCGTTCGACGGCCAACGCCCGCGAGCTCGGGGTGGCGGCCATCACATTGGCACTCCTTCTCCTGGTTCCTCGCGTGGTGAAGAAGATACCGGCACCCCTCATCGCCATGGGTGCGGTGTCGCTCGGCGTCGCGTTCCTGCATCGGGTGCATCCTGACTTCGCGGTGGCCACGATTGGGAGCCGCTTTCACTCCATCGTGGATGGGGTCGAGATCGCGGGCATTCCATCGACCCTCCCGTCGCCATCCTGGCCTTGGGGCGCGCAAGGCGTGAGCTTTGCTCTCGTGCAGGATCTCTTCCCGGCGGCCTTTGCCATCGCCATGCTCGGTGCCATCGAGTCGCTTCTCTCGGCGGTGGTCGCCGATGGAATGACGCATACGAAGCACGATCCCAATTCGGAGCTCGTGGCCGTGGGCATCGGCAACGTGCTCGCCCCCCTTTTCGGCGGCATTGCCGCGACGGGCGCGCTCGCGCGAACCGCCACGAACATTCGCACGGGGGCACGCTCCCCCTTTGCAGCGGTGACCCATGCGGCGGTCGTTCTTTTGGCCATGCGGGTGCTCGCCCCGTTCGTCGCGTATGTGCCCATGGCATCCCTTGCAGGGCTCTTGCTGCTCGTGGCCTGGAACATGTCCGAAATCCACGGCTTCCTCGGGGTGGTGAAGATTGCTCCGAAAAGCGATGTGTTCGTGCTGGTCACCTGCTTCGGATTGACGGTTTTCTTCGACATGGTCGTGGCCGTTTCCGTCGGCTTCGTCCTCGCCGCCATTTTGTTCATGCGGCGCATGTCGGAGCTCACCGAATCGCGTTTCGAGCTCGACGCCTCGCGCGACGGCGACGGCTCGGCGCCGCTCCCCGATGGGCTCATGGTGTACGAGATCAACGGCCCCCTCTTCTTTGGTGCTGCGCAAAAGGCCTTGGCGACACTTCGCACGACGCCCGGGGAAGTCTTTCGCGTCCTGGTGATTCGCCTCGAGCGGGTACCGGTCATCGACGCCACCGGGTTGGTGGCGCTCGAGAATGCCATTTCGACCATGCTGCGGGCGAAGAAGAAGGTCGTGCTGGCCGGACCGCTTCCCAAGCCACACCGCATCTTCGACAAAGCCCAATTGGAAGCCAAACACTCGGGGGGCCTTTTCATTCGCGCCAATGCCCGTGCGGCCATGGATCTGGCGGTGAGCCTCGCCGATGCGCCGCCTTCCTCGTCGAGAAAGAGCACGCATTAA
- a CDS encoding helix-turn-helix transcriptional regulator → MNCSVAQALEVLGDWWTLLIVRDAFMGMRRFSDFQESLGISKNVLAQRLSHLVERGVFELVDVGEHGTHYEYALTPMGRDLAVVLTALRQWADRWVLGPGNEPLVVHDRRTGRPIPPLRICGEDGQPLRGRDMELRPGPGITAETLARYRDYLSPSAK, encoded by the coding sequence ATGAACTGCTCAGTCGCCCAAGCGCTGGAGGTGCTCGGGGACTGGTGGACTCTTCTGATCGTGCGCGACGCCTTCATGGGCATGCGCCGCTTCAGCGACTTTCAGGAGAGCCTCGGTATTTCGAAGAACGTCCTCGCGCAGCGGCTATCCCATCTGGTCGAGCGCGGCGTTTTCGAGCTGGTCGACGTGGGTGAGCACGGTACCCACTACGAATATGCGCTCACCCCCATGGGGAGAGATTTGGCCGTGGTGCTGACCGCGCTTCGTCAATGGGCCGATCGCTGGGTGCTCGGCCCGGGCAACGAGCCGCTCGTGGTCCACGATCGCCGCACGGGCCGGCCCATCCCACCGCTTCGCATCTGCGGCGAGGACGGGCAACCCTTGCGCGGGCGCGATATGGAACTACGCCCCGGTCCGGGCATCACGGCGGAGACGCTGGCGCGCTATCGCGATTACCTGTCCCCATCGGCCAAGTAG
- a CDS encoding ester cyclase produces the protein MIARYLGEVWSEGRIEVLDQVVHPRYVNHRDAQSMGPAGLKRIASSLRVAFPDLSCDIHDEIYDGDRVAVRFTIGGTHSGNLFGIAPTGWRVEIDQTLVKRFHDGRIIETWRSTNQERERYSALQARIAASGTPDFAMIGNEFVLALAMQGVQRFHEAQRSGLESDMRLVNDRLSGLFRPAAPLPSGLIAHLRECVRDTLTKGASRTLSVSGVARQLGVSQRTLQRRLQEVGSSFSQEVDGVRRELACSYVAETDRPLSEIAFQLGFTEPGSFFRTFRRWTKTTPRRFRLGRAHLTRTGASDGPAWMGLAQA, from the coding sequence GTGATCGCTCGCTATTTGGGGGAGGTTTGGAGCGAGGGGCGGATCGAGGTACTCGACCAAGTGGTTCACCCGCGATACGTCAACCATCGGGATGCACAGTCGATGGGACCGGCGGGGCTCAAACGAATTGCCTCGTCGTTGCGAGTGGCATTTCCGGATCTGTCTTGCGACATTCACGACGAGATCTACGACGGCGATCGCGTGGCCGTTCGCTTTACGATTGGTGGTACGCACTCGGGGAATCTATTCGGAATCGCCCCAACGGGTTGGCGTGTCGAAATCGACCAAACGCTCGTCAAACGTTTTCACGATGGAAGAATCATCGAGACATGGCGCTCGACCAACCAGGAACGAGAGCGCTACTCGGCCCTTCAGGCGCGCATTGCGGCTTCCGGCACACCCGATTTCGCCATGATTGGCAATGAGTTCGTGCTCGCCCTGGCGATGCAAGGCGTGCAACGCTTCCACGAAGCACAGCGGTCGGGCCTCGAGAGTGACATGCGTCTGGTGAACGACCGACTGTCGGGCCTGTTTCGACCGGCCGCCCCACTGCCGTCCGGGTTGATCGCACACCTTCGCGAATGCGTTCGCGATACGCTCACGAAGGGGGCGAGCCGCACGCTATCGGTAAGCGGCGTGGCGCGCCAACTCGGCGTGAGCCAGCGCACCCTGCAGCGGCGACTCCAGGAGGTAGGGAGCAGTTTCAGCCAGGAGGTCGACGGCGTGCGGCGCGAACTCGCGTGTTCGTACGTGGCCGAGACGGACCGACCGTTGAGCGAAATCGCATTTCAACTTGGCTTTACCGAACCGGGGTCGTTCTTCCGCACGTTCCGCCGCTGGACCAAAACGACGCCGCGGCGCTTCCGACTCGGTCGGGCCCATCTGACGCGCACGGGCGCGAGCGACGGGCCAGCCTGGATGGGGCTCGCGCAGGCGTAA
- a CDS encoding PLP-dependent transferase, translating into MSKEHSAGRLHAETVCVSAGRTEKRPGEPLNVPLVMASNFRAGHKGEYARDDGTATWTALEAAVGALEGGSALAFASGMGATAAIADLWPAGGRVVVPTDSYIAMRALFEEAGRWEIRTVDITNTEATLAAAEGADLLWLESPTNPLLDVADLPALCKGARAAGVRVAVDNTFATPLLQRPLEMGADVVLHSATKFMGGHSDLLLGLTVTADPDLYKRLRRRRELTGATPGGLEVYLALRGLRTMPVRLRQGESNAAVLAQRLHEHAEVSRVRYPGLSTDPGHRRAAAQMDGFGAVLSFEVRGGGQRADAICEAVRVITSATSLGGVESTIERRAKLPRQEHVPDSLLRFSVGCEHLEDLWADLASALAATA; encoded by the coding sequence ATGAGCAAGGAGCACTCGGCTGGGCGGCTGCATGCGGAAACGGTGTGCGTGAGCGCGGGACGCACGGAGAAGCGCCCGGGCGAACCGCTGAACGTACCGCTGGTGATGGCGTCGAACTTCCGCGCGGGGCACAAGGGCGAGTACGCGCGCGACGATGGAACGGCCACGTGGACTGCGCTGGAGGCCGCTGTTGGCGCGCTCGAGGGTGGGTCCGCACTCGCGTTCGCATCGGGCATGGGCGCCACCGCGGCCATCGCGGATCTCTGGCCGGCCGGCGGGCGCGTGGTGGTGCCCACCGATTCGTACATTGCCATGCGCGCGCTGTTCGAGGAGGCCGGACGCTGGGAGATCCGCACCGTCGATATCACGAACACGGAAGCGACCTTGGCCGCGGCCGAGGGCGCGGATTTGCTATGGCTCGAATCGCCGACCAATCCATTGCTCGACGTCGCGGACCTTCCCGCATTGTGCAAAGGCGCCCGGGCCGCGGGGGTGCGGGTGGCCGTCGACAATACGTTTGCCACTCCGCTCTTGCAGCGCCCGCTCGAAATGGGGGCGGACGTCGTGCTGCACAGTGCGACGAAGTTCATGGGTGGCCATTCGGACCTGCTGCTCGGGTTAACGGTGACCGCCGATCCCGATTTGTACAAACGCCTGCGAAGGCGCCGCGAGCTCACCGGCGCGACGCCCGGCGGTCTCGAGGTCTACCTCGCCCTGCGAGGGCTGCGAACCATGCCGGTGCGATTGCGGCAGGGCGAGAGCAATGCCGCGGTCCTCGCGCAGCGGCTCCACGAGCACGCCGAGGTATCGCGCGTGCGCTACCCCGGGCTGTCCACCGATCCGGGCCATCGACGCGCCGCCGCGCAAATGGACGGATTCGGCGCCGTGCTCTCCTTCGAAGTGCGCGGCGGCGGCCAACGCGCCGACGCCATTTGCGAAGCCGTCCGCGTGATCACCTCCGCCACGAGTCTCGGCGGCGTCGAGAGCACCATCGAACGGCGCGCCAAGTTGCCGCGCCAGGAGCACGTGCCCGACAGCCTTCTCCGCTTCAGCGTGGGCTGTGAGCACCTGGAAGATCTCTGGGCCGACCTGGCCTCCGCCCTCGCCGCAACGGCGTAA
- a CDS encoding S1 family peptidase: MSILVACTSAGDAESDDTGTAVAPIIHGSNSDATEDEAVLMQVRADLGVYGCTATLLAPNLVLTARHCVTQLNDSDPTITDTCDPRLLGADFPAGNMSFFVGPRRPGIFARPAAKGKQIFHDKSTEGLCGHDLALVLLDRDIPNAKLASVRLTDSTHAGEKITAVGWGMTERTDSPDVRQHRTGIEVVSVQPGSTPERGTAADFQVGESTCHGDSGGPALSETTHAVIGVVSRGDNGSPDQEHAVLHCIDNAGGGGKTWGVYTKTSPFKDVILRAARASGHDVKSE, encoded by the coding sequence ATGTCCATTCTCGTCGCGTGTACGTCGGCGGGGGATGCGGAAAGTGACGATACGGGTACCGCTGTCGCCCCCATCATTCATGGTTCGAATTCCGACGCGACCGAGGACGAAGCGGTCCTCATGCAAGTACGCGCCGATCTCGGTGTCTATGGCTGCACGGCGACCTTGCTCGCCCCGAACCTCGTTCTCACCGCACGTCACTGCGTCACGCAGCTCAACGACAGCGATCCAACGATCACGGATACGTGCGATCCACGGTTGTTGGGCGCGGATTTTCCCGCCGGAAACATGTCCTTCTTCGTTGGGCCGCGGCGACCCGGCATCTTCGCGAGGCCCGCGGCCAAAGGAAAGCAGATCTTCCACGACAAGTCGACCGAGGGACTCTGCGGTCACGATCTCGCGCTCGTTCTCCTCGACCGGGACATCCCGAATGCGAAGTTGGCCAGCGTTCGCCTGACCGATTCGACGCACGCCGGCGAGAAGATCACCGCCGTCGGCTGGGGCATGACGGAGAGAACGGACAGCCCGGACGTCCGGCAGCATCGCACGGGGATCGAGGTCGTCTCGGTCCAGCCGGGGTCGACCCCGGAACGTGGAACGGCCGCGGACTTCCAAGTTGGCGAATCGACATGCCACGGCGACAGCGGAGGCCCGGCGCTCAGCGAGACGACCCATGCGGTCATCGGCGTCGTGTCACGTGGCGACAATGGGTCGCCCGACCAAGAGCACGCGGTGCTTCACTGCATCGACAACGCCGGCGGCGGCGGCAAAACGTGGGGCGTTTATACGAAAACGAGTCCGTTCAAGGATGTGATTCTGCGCGCCGCCCGCGCTTCGGGTCACGACGTGAAATCCGAATAG